In a single window of the Acyrthosiphon pisum isolate AL4f chromosome X, pea_aphid_22Mar2018_4r6ur, whole genome shotgun sequence genome:
- the LOC115033226 gene encoding uncharacterized protein LOC115033226, with protein sequence MPSKQCVVVGCDTSYGDTITLRHRFPKDELTFNAWVERSGNNKLLNVPMNDVYKRFIMCDKHFAPSCKSPGFKKLITKSIPTLNLPDYNNLEDVADNNMSIEVVTEDFCEGTNCEMPTESVNRTSSSDIDIELNTDYTYEDEAEMSIEIITNDFDEGTIPQMAIDSGINTAGPTRCLLPKRLFEGTLKDINFHRKADLTPRKSLLYNVTKRYKQRNLVLSQRYASAKKRILKAEKYINSNSKQLNRLNSFTLNFIESQMRSNHKNLEVGVSLLTTKCLRCHYIGKQSGKAYRMLSKVFALPSRKCIMDMLKKIPFQTGINQRIFENLKNAVKKLEISWTVIAQ encoded by the exons atgccttcCAAACAATGTGTTGTTGTTGGTTGTGATACATCATATGGTGATACAATAACACTTCGTCATCGTTTTCCAAAAGATGAACTGACATTTAACGCTTGGGTAGAAAGATCTGGAAACAACAAGTTATTGAATGTACCAATGAACGACGTTTACAAACGTTTTATTATGTGTGACAAGCATTTTGCGCCAAGCTGTAAGAGTCCTGGGTTTAAGAAGCTCATAACAAAATCTATTCCTACTTTGAATTTACCAG ATTACAATAATTTGGAAGATGTcgctgataataatatgtccattGAAGTTGTAACTGAGGATTTTTGTGAAGGTACTAATTGTGAAATGCCTACTGAATCTGTAAATCGTACAAGTTCTTCTGATAtagatattgaattaaatacag ATTACACTTATGAAGATGAAGCTGAAATGTCTATTGAGATTATTACTAATGACTTTGATGAAGGTACTATTCCACAAATGGCTATTGATTCTGGAATAAACACGG CTGGTCCTACACGTTGTTTACTTCCAAAACGATTATTTGAAGGCACATTAAAAGATATAAATTTTCATAGAAAAGCAGATTTGACACCTAGAAAaagtttattgtataatgtgaCCAAGAGATATAAGCAAAGAAATTTAGTGTTAAGCCAACGTTATGCTAGTGCTAAGAAACGCATTCTAAAagctgaaaaatatataaatagtaattccAAGCAACTGAACAGACTAAATtcatttacattaaattttattgaatcacAAATGCGTAGCAACCACAAAAACCTCGAGGTAGGCGTTTCACTGTTGACGACAAAGTGTTTGCGTtgtcattatataggtaagcaGAGTGGAAAAGCTTACAGAATGCTTTCTAAAGTATTTGCTCTTCCATCGCGCAAGTGTATCATGGACATGTTGAAGAAAATACCATTTCAAACTGGAATTAAccaaagaatttttgaaaatttaaagaacgcagttaaaaaattagaaataagttGGACCGTTATTGCACAGTAA